In Ferribacterium limneticum, a genomic segment contains:
- a CDS encoding DUF4202 domain-containing protein: protein MIANPERFTKTIALFDAANGQDPNQDEGQPKELLYAQRMTNMIGRFAPEASEVAQLAVRAQHIQRWTVPRSNYPLGKPGYFAWRTGLYQFHAETAGELMRQAGYNEAMIEQVKAAIGKVGLKTNPDTQMLEDVSCLVFIEHYMLGFAGQQPDYSEEKWLGIVRKTWKKMSGAAQAFATTGGIKLPEALVPLILKAVAEG from the coding sequence ATGATCGCCAACCCGGAACGCTTCACCAAAACCATCGCCCTGTTCGACGCCGCCAATGGGCAAGACCCCAATCAGGACGAAGGCCAGCCGAAAGAATTGCTTTACGCCCAGCGCATGACCAACATGATCGGCCGTTTCGCGCCCGAAGCCAGCGAAGTCGCCCAACTCGCCGTGCGCGCCCAGCACATTCAGCGGTGGACGGTGCCGCGCAGCAACTACCCGCTCGGCAAGCCCGGCTACTTTGCCTGGCGCACCGGGCTCTATCAATTCCACGCCGAGACGGCGGGCGAATTGATGCGCCAGGCCGGGTACAACGAGGCGATGATCGAGCAGGTCAAGGCCGCAATCGGCAAGGTCGGCCTCAAGACCAACCCCGATACGCAGATGCTGGAAGACGTCAGCTGCCTCGTCTTCATCGAGCACTACATGCTCGGCTTCGCCGGCCAGCAGCCTGATTACAGCGAAGAGAAATGGCTCGGCATCGTCCGCAAGACGTGGAAGAAAATGTCGGGCGCCGCTCAGGCTTTCGCAACAACCGGTGGTATCAAGCTGCCTGAGGCGCTGGTGCCGCTGATATTGAAAGCGGTTGCCGAGGGCTGA
- a CDS encoding glutathione S-transferase family protein, translated as MTMKFYMTPGSCSTGIHILLEECGLVFEAYVVNLLAGDQYKKEYAAINPKGSIPALVLDDGTALTEFSAIAWWLGRNYPKRKLLPEGLKDEVQVLSVMNYAVHTLHTQGFARIFTTERFAPSSSDHESVKAQGRQIIDKAFAIVNRELAGRQYVVDHFTIADAALFYVEFWADRIGIPLPENCEAHYRRMLTRPAVRQVLAEEGYASVLR; from the coding sequence ATGACCATGAAGTTCTACATGACGCCGGGTTCGTGCTCGACCGGCATCCATATCCTGCTCGAAGAATGCGGTCTGGTCTTCGAGGCCTATGTCGTCAACCTGCTGGCCGGCGACCAGTACAAAAAGGAATACGCCGCGATCAACCCCAAGGGCAGCATTCCGGCGCTGGTTCTCGATGACGGAACGGCACTTACCGAATTCTCGGCCATCGCCTGGTGGCTGGGGCGCAACTACCCGAAGCGCAAGCTGCTGCCGGAAGGCTTGAAGGACGAGGTGCAGGTGCTCAGCGTCATGAACTACGCCGTGCACACGCTGCACACGCAAGGCTTCGCCCGCATTTTCACCACCGAGCGCTTCGCGCCGAGCAGTTCCGACCACGAGTCGGTCAAGGCGCAGGGCCGGCAGATCATCGACAAGGCTTTCGCCATCGTCAATCGCGAACTGGCCGGGCGGCAATACGTCGTCGATCACTTCACGATTGCCGATGCGGCCTTGTTCTACGTCGAGTTCTGGGCCGATCGCATCGGCATTCCGTTGCCGGAAAACTGCGAGGCCCACTACCGGCGGATGCTGACCCGGCCGGCCGTGCGCCAGGTGCTGGCAGAAGAGGGCTACGCTTCGGTGCTGCGTTGA
- a CDS encoding glycerol-3-phosphate dehydrogenase/oxidase — protein MTREDKLATLRDQHPWDVLIIGGGASGLGAAVDSAARGYRTLLVEARDFASGTSMCSTKLIHGGVRYLRQGDIGMVRNALRERSFLLRNAPHLVHPLAFIIPAWNQIDRLMFAGGLKLYDLLSGWHNLASSQSLNRQEVIAALPGLKSAGLCGGIRYWDGQFDDARLAITLMRTATDLGATCLNYLSAIRLRKTNDRVTGAVLRDAETGEEFEVTARAIINASGVHADSVRQLDDAKAQPLLTPSQGIHLVVDADFLPGQQALMIPKTEDGRVMFAIPWQGKVLLGTTDTPRPELQQLNDPQPLEEEINFLLRTAAGVLTRPPTRADISSAFAGLRPLIHPDNTDEKNTAALSREHAVLVSPSGLITLTGGKWTTYRLMAEQVIDRASEVAGLNAAPCPTRTLKLHGYTDGPANDAYGTDAPQLAVLPGHDRLLHPNLPYSEAMIRFAIRHEAARTIDDILARRTRALFHDAAAAEASIERIAGIFVEELQPSPEQLAAMIEAARNSAGRFRLNT, from the coding sequence ATGACCCGCGAAGACAAGCTCGCCACCCTGCGCGACCAACATCCTTGGGACGTCCTGATAATCGGCGGCGGCGCCAGCGGCCTTGGCGCGGCGGTCGATTCCGCAGCGCGCGGCTATCGCACGCTCCTCGTCGAAGCCCGTGATTTCGCCTCCGGCACCTCGATGTGCAGCACCAAGCTCATCCATGGCGGCGTGCGTTATCTGCGTCAGGGCGATATCGGCATGGTGCGCAACGCGCTGCGCGAACGCTCCTTCCTGCTCCGCAACGCGCCGCACCTCGTCCATCCGCTCGCCTTCATCATCCCGGCCTGGAATCAGATCGACCGCCTGATGTTCGCCGGTGGCCTCAAGCTCTACGACCTGCTCTCCGGCTGGCACAACCTGGCTTCCTCGCAGAGCCTGAACCGGCAGGAAGTCATCGCCGCCCTGCCCGGCCTGAAAAGCGCCGGCCTGTGCGGCGGCATTCGCTACTGGGATGGCCAGTTCGACGATGCCCGGCTGGCCATCACGTTGATGCGCACGGCCACCGACCTCGGCGCCACCTGCCTCAATTACCTGTCGGCCATCCGCCTGCGCAAAACCAATGACCGCGTCACCGGCGCCGTCCTGCGCGACGCCGAAACCGGCGAGGAATTCGAGGTCACCGCCCGCGCCATCATCAACGCCAGCGGCGTTCACGCCGACAGCGTTCGCCAGTTGGATGACGCAAAAGCCCAGCCGCTGCTGACGCCCAGCCAGGGCATCCACCTCGTCGTCGATGCCGATTTCCTGCCTGGCCAGCAGGCGCTCATGATCCCGAAAACCGAAGACGGCCGCGTCATGTTCGCCATTCCCTGGCAGGGCAAGGTGCTGCTCGGCACCACCGACACGCCGCGCCCGGAATTGCAGCAACTCAACGACCCGCAACCGCTCGAAGAGGAAATCAACTTCCTGCTGCGCACGGCGGCCGGCGTCCTGACCCGGCCGCCGACCCGGGCCGACATCAGCAGCGCCTTCGCCGGCCTGCGCCCGCTCATCCATCCTGACAACACCGACGAGAAAAACACGGCCGCCCTGTCACGCGAACACGCCGTGCTGGTCAGCCCGAGCGGCCTGATCACGCTCACCGGCGGCAAATGGACGACCTACCGGCTGATGGCCGAACAGGTCATCGACCGGGCCAGCGAAGTTGCCGGGTTAAACGCCGCGCCTTGCCCAACCAGAACCCTGAAATTGCACGGTTACACAGATGGACCAGCCAACGACGCCTACGGCACCGACGCCCCACAACTCGCCGTCCTGCCCGGCCACGACCGGCTGCTCCACCCGAACCTGCCGTACAGCGAAGCCATGATCCGCTTCGCCATCCGCCACGAAGCGGCGCGAACAATCGACGATATCCTGGCCCGCCGAACCCGCGCCCTCTTTCACGATGCGGCCGCAGCCGAGGCGAGCATCGAACGCATTGCCGGGATATTCGTGGAAGAACTGCAGCCCTCACCCGAGCAACTGGCAGCGATGATCGAAGCGGCGCGCAACAGCGCCGGACGCTTCAGGCTGAACACGTAA
- a CDS encoding helix-turn-helix domain-containing protein: protein MPTATRPEQRQNQLLAGLSLAEESRLHNDLEPVSLQAGSVLQNASELLSHVYFPTSCVISLIATTRDGAATELAMVGNEGLAGISAVLGDEISSHKLVVQGAGHAYRLKAETLRWELAEGGRLQQMALRYAQALMVQTAQALLCTRHHSVEQQLGRWLLLCLDRRLDNRIAMTQERIASLLGLRREAITDAAGKLQAAGLIRYARGQIDVLDRPALEARGCECHDVVHLEFERFFRSTVAADLPSRLRPNPLTLHHRAEARWRERPESAPEDPSEAAYLRHELEIRKIELEIDNEALHEANDQADALSERYADIYDFAPIGYFTLDAQGNILDLNLAGAILLGLKRSQKSRHRFINYLAPECQAAFTEFVDKVLAEKKSGFCEITLTASAQRPASTLRVEAVPDEDGTECRMVLMDMTEQHSALRALKHSEIRYRQFIDDLPLGKDAAAKPPNDN, encoded by the coding sequence ATGCCCACCGCAACACGGCCTGAACAGCGCCAGAACCAGCTTCTGGCCGGCCTGAGCCTGGCCGAAGAGTCGCGGCTGCACAACGATCTGGAACCCGTTTCGCTGCAAGCAGGCAGCGTCCTGCAAAACGCCAGCGAGTTGCTGAGCCACGTCTATTTCCCGACCAGTTGCGTCATTTCACTGATCGCCACGACGCGCGATGGCGCCGCCACCGAACTGGCCATGGTCGGCAACGAAGGGCTGGCCGGCATTTCAGCGGTGCTCGGTGACGAAATCTCCAGCCACAAGCTGGTCGTCCAAGGAGCCGGCCATGCCTATCGTCTGAAAGCCGAAACCCTGCGCTGGGAACTGGCCGAAGGCGGCCGCCTGCAACAAATGGCGCTGCGTTACGCCCAGGCCCTCATGGTCCAGACGGCACAGGCCCTGCTCTGCACCCGCCACCACAGCGTCGAACAGCAACTGGGCCGCTGGCTGCTGCTCTGCCTGGATCGGCGGCTGGACAACCGGATCGCCATGACCCAGGAGCGCATCGCCAGCCTGCTCGGCCTGCGCCGTGAGGCGATCACCGACGCGGCCGGCAAGCTGCAGGCGGCCGGCCTGATCCGCTACGCCCGCGGCCAGATTGACGTCCTCGACCGGCCGGCGCTCGAGGCACGCGGCTGTGAATGCCATGACGTGGTGCATTTGGAATTTGAGCGTTTTTTCCGGTCGACCGTGGCAGCCGACTTGCCCAGCCGCTTGCGCCCCAACCCCCTCACCCTGCACCATCGCGCCGAGGCCCGCTGGCGTGAACGTCCCGAAAGCGCGCCGGAAGACCCGAGCGAAGCCGCGTATTTGCGGCATGAACTGGAAATTCGCAAGATCGAACTGGAAATCGACAACGAGGCGCTGCACGAAGCCAACGACCAGGCCGACGCGCTGAGCGAGCGCTACGCCGACATCTACGATTTCGCGCCGATCGGCTACTTCACGCTCGACGCCCAGGGCAACATTCTCGACCTCAACCTGGCTGGCGCCATTCTGCTCGGGCTCAAGCGCTCGCAGAAAAGCCGGCACCGCTTCATCAATTATCTGGCGCCCGAATGTCAGGCGGCCTTCACCGAGTTCGTCGACAAAGTCCTCGCCGAGAAAAAAAGCGGCTTCTGCGAAATTACGCTGACGGCCAGCGCGCAACGCCCGGCATCAACGCTCAGGGTCGAAGCTGTCCCGGATGAAGACGGTACCGAATGCCGGATGGTGCTCATGGACATGACCGAACAGCACAGTGCGCTGCGGGCACTCAAGCATTCGGAAATTCGCTATCGGCAGTTCATTGACGACCTGCCGCTTGGCAAGGACGCCGCCGCCAAACCGCCTAACGACAACTGA
- the glpK gene encoding glycerol kinase GlpK — protein MPAPSEQFVLALDQGTTSARAILLDRQGNLHGLAQQEITQHYPQPGWVEHDADEIWQAQLAVARTVLRDKGILATQIAAVGITNQRETTVLWDRATGQPVHRAIVWQDRRTAGICDDLTAAGHADLFQQRTGLVLDAYFSGTKLKWLLDHIPGARIRAERGELAFGTIDSWLAWKLTGEHVSDPSNASRTLLFDIHRQCWDDELLALLDIPAALLPRLVASSGEIATLNAEWLGAAIPLAGMAGDQQAATFGQACLDIGMAKNTYGTGCFLLMNTGQQPMASRHRLLTTVGWQRNGKTTYLLEGSVFMGGATVQWLRDGLGLIASAGEVETLAASVPDNGGVYLVPAHTGLGAPYWDPTARGALFGLTRGTTRAHIARAALEAIAFQSAEVLQAMENDAGQPIREVRVDGGAARNDLLMQFQADLLGVPVVRPKVTETTALGAAYLAGLAVGFWQDEAELSALWQAERRFEPSMADDQREALFADWRRAIQRTLGWAKS, from the coding sequence ATGCCTGCACCGTCCGAGCAGTTCGTCCTCGCGCTGGACCAGGGCACGACCAGTGCGCGCGCCATCCTGTTGGACCGTCAGGGCAACCTCCACGGCCTCGCCCAGCAGGAAATCACCCAGCATTACCCGCAACCCGGCTGGGTCGAGCACGACGCCGATGAAATCTGGCAGGCGCAGCTTGCCGTCGCCCGCACCGTGCTGCGCGACAAAGGCATCTTGGCGACGCAGATCGCCGCCGTCGGCATCACCAACCAGCGCGAAACCACCGTCCTCTGGGATCGCGCCACCGGCCAGCCGGTGCACCGCGCCATTGTCTGGCAGGACCGGCGCACCGCCGGCATTTGCGACGACTTGACCGCCGCCGGCCACGCCGACCTTTTCCAGCAGCGCACCGGCCTCGTCCTCGATGCCTATTTCTCCGGCACCAAGCTCAAGTGGCTGCTCGACCACATCCCCGGCGCCCGCATCCGGGCCGAGCGCGGCGAGCTGGCCTTCGGCACCATCGACAGCTGGCTGGCCTGGAAGCTGACCGGCGAGCACGTCTCCGACCCGTCGAACGCCTCGCGCACCCTGCTTTTCGATATCCACCGCCAATGCTGGGATGACGAGTTGCTGGCGCTGCTCGACATTCCCGCCGCCCTGCTGCCGCGCCTCGTCGCCAGCAGCGGCGAAATTGCGACGCTCAACGCCGAATGGCTGGGCGCCGCGATTCCGCTGGCTGGCATGGCCGGCGACCAACAGGCCGCCACCTTCGGCCAAGCCTGCCTCGACATCGGCATGGCCAAGAACACCTACGGCACCGGCTGTTTCCTGCTCATGAATACCGGCCAGCAGCCCATGGCCTCGCGGCATCGCCTGCTCACGACAGTCGGCTGGCAGCGCAACGGCAAAACCACCTACCTGCTCGAAGGCAGCGTCTTCATGGGCGGCGCCACCGTGCAATGGCTGCGCGACGGCCTCGGGCTGATCGCCAGCGCCGGCGAGGTCGAAACGCTGGCCGCGAGTGTGCCCGACAACGGCGGCGTCTACCTCGTGCCGGCCCACACCGGCCTCGGCGCGCCCTACTGGGATCCGACCGCGCGCGGCGCGCTGTTCGGCCTGACACGCGGCACCACCCGCGCCCACATTGCCCGCGCCGCCCTCGAAGCCATCGCCTTCCAGAGCGCCGAGGTGCTGCAGGCCATGGAGAACGACGCCGGCCAGCCGATCCGGGAAGTCCGTGTCGACGGCGGCGCCGCCCGCAACGACCTGCTCATGCAGTTCCAGGCCGACCTGCTCGGCGTGCCCGTCGTGCGCCCGAAAGTCACCGAAACCACAGCCCTCGGTGCCGCTTATCTGGCCGGGCTGGCCGTCGGCTTCTGGCAGGATGAAGCCGAACTCAGCGCCCTGTGGCAGGCCGAACGCCGCTTCGAGCCGTCGATGGCCGATGACCAACGCGAAGCCCTGTTCGCCGACTGGCGCCGCGCCATCCAGCGCACCCTCGGCTGGGCAAAATCATGA
- the sbcD gene encoding exonuclease subunit SbcD, whose amino-acid sequence MRVLHTSDWHLGQHFMGKSRQAEHQALIAWLLEQVETQAVDAVLVAGDIFDTGTPPSYARELYNQLVGQLYKAGVPLLVLGGNHDSPATLGESRELLAHLGTTVIAATHADPTTQVIVLPQRNGEPGCIVCAIPFIRPRDVLQSQAGQSAEDKQLSLQAAIHEHYATVFAAAVERQTALAAELGPNFGRPLPIIATGHLTTVGASTSESVREIYVGALEAFPTAAFPPADYIALGHIHRPQKVGGLDHIRYCGSPIPLGFDEAKQTKEMLLVDLDSDGLKAVTVLPVPSFQALVAVSGNLDTLAGAIGAAAAQGTRECPAWLEVTVAEDDYLADLPARIEALTEGWPVEVLRIRRQRGNAVASLAAAAKETLDELSPHDVFARRLQQEELGDELQSALNERYRAVVASLQGEEA is encoded by the coding sequence ATGCGCGTCCTTCACACCTCCGACTGGCACCTCGGCCAGCACTTCATGGGCAAGAGCCGGCAGGCCGAGCATCAGGCGCTGATCGCCTGGCTGCTCGAACAGGTGGAAACCCAGGCGGTCGATGCGGTGCTCGTCGCCGGCGACATTTTCGATACCGGCACGCCGCCCAGCTACGCCCGCGAGCTGTACAACCAGCTCGTCGGGCAACTGTACAAGGCCGGCGTGCCGCTGCTGGTTCTCGGCGGCAACCACGATTCGCCGGCCACGCTGGGAGAAAGCCGCGAACTGCTCGCCCACCTTGGCACCACGGTCATCGCCGCGACGCACGCCGACCCCACCACGCAAGTCATCGTCCTCCCGCAACGCAACGGCGAACCCGGCTGCATCGTCTGCGCCATCCCCTTCATCCGCCCGCGCGACGTGCTGCAAAGCCAGGCCGGGCAAAGCGCCGAAGACAAGCAGTTGTCGCTGCAAGCGGCCATCCATGAACATTACGCCACTGTCTTCGCTGCCGCCGTCGAACGCCAGACCGCACTTGCCGCCGAACTCGGCCCGAATTTCGGCCGTCCGCTACCCATCATCGCCACCGGCCACCTGACCACAGTCGGCGCCAGCACCAGCGAATCGGTCCGCGAAATCTACGTCGGCGCCCTCGAAGCCTTCCCGACCGCAGCCTTCCCGCCAGCCGACTACATCGCCCTCGGCCACATCCACCGGCCGCAAAAAGTCGGCGGCCTCGACCACATCCGCTACTGCGGCTCGCCCATCCCGCTCGGCTTCGACGAAGCGAAACAAACCAAGGAAATGCTGCTCGTCGATCTCGACAGCGACGGCCTCAAAGCCGTTACCGTCCTGCCCGTGCCGAGCTTTCAGGCCCTCGTCGCCGTCAGCGGCAATCTCGACACGCTGGCCGGCGCCATCGGTGCCGCCGCCGCCCAAGGCACGCGCGAATGCCCGGCCTGGCTCGAAGTCACCGTCGCCGAAGACGACTATTTGGCCGACCTGCCGGCCCGCATCGAAGCGCTCACCGAAGGCTGGCCGGTCGAAGTCCTGCGCATCCGCCGCCAGCGCGGCAACGCGGTCGCCAGCCTGGCGGCAGCAGCAAAAGAAACCCTGGACGAACTCAGCCCGCACGACGTCTTCGCCCGCCGCCTGCAGCAGGAAGAGCTCGGCGACGAGCTGCAATCCGCCCTCAACGAACGCTACCGCGCCGTCGTCGCCAGCCTGCAGGGGGAAGAAGCATGA
- a CDS encoding CsbD family protein encodes MSWDIDAASWTSVGVKIKSRWGKINNARLAVIDSKREVLVSQVQELYEVTPEEAENQVAGFEKHTKELRPKVAA; translated from the coding sequence ATGAGCTGGGATATTGATGCAGCAAGCTGGACGTCGGTTGGCGTGAAGATCAAGTCGCGCTGGGGCAAGATCAACAATGCCCGACTGGCTGTCATCGACAGCAAGCGCGAAGTTCTGGTCAGCCAGGTCCAGGAACTCTATGAAGTGACGCCTGAAGAAGCCGAAAATCAGGTCGCTGGCTTCGAAAAGCACACCAAGGAACTGCGTCCCAAAGTCGCCGCCTGA
- a CDS encoding thiosulfate sulfurtransferase GlpE, whose product MTTVEKPAFRCISASEAIVLISGEPPAIVFDVRDMANYQKGHLDGAAHLSEDRLLAWMKRLPKEAPVVIYCYHGNASKVFAQMFIDFRYSNVFSVDGGYEALVAAQATPVAA is encoded by the coding sequence ATGACCACCGTTGAAAAACCCGCTTTCCGCTGTATTTCCGCCAGTGAGGCCATCGTCTTGATCAGTGGCGAGCCGCCGGCCATCGTCTTCGACGTGCGCGACATGGCCAATTACCAGAAGGGGCATCTCGATGGTGCCGCGCATTTGTCCGAAGATCGCCTGCTGGCCTGGATGAAACGCCTGCCGAAGGAGGCGCCGGTGGTGATCTATTGCTACCACGGCAACGCCAGCAAGGTTTTCGCCCAGATGTTCATCGATTTCCGCTATTCAAATGTGTTCAGCGTCGATGGCGGCTACGAGGCGCTGGTCGCTGCCCAGGCCACGCCGGTCGCGGCATGA